The Lottiidibacillus patelloidae genome contains the following window.
AGCAATTGTAATAAACAAAGCTTCATACTTTGAAGGGGCTAGATTGATCCCTTGCTCTAACATTAATCGGAAAAACTTCGCAAACATCTCACCATCCGATTCGTTAGCTTCATCAAAATTCGTTACTTCCTTTGTAGTAAAATAAATTGTTAGAGCGCCATTTAAACGATTCACTTTTACTGGTAACTCATATTTCCTTGCCGCTTCAACGATGCCCTTTTCTAACTTCTCACCTAGTTTATCCAGCTTGTCGTATAGACCTTCTTCTTGTAGCACTTCTAAACAGGCAATACCAGCGGACATTGAAGCGGGGTTTCCAGCCATTGTACCAGCTTGATATGCAGGGCCTAGCGGAGCGACTTGTTCCATAATCTCTTTTTTGCCGCCATATGCCCCAATTGGTAACCCACCCCCGATAATTTTTCCTAGTGCAGTCATATCGGGTTCAACTCCGAGTAAGTTTTGTGCCCCACCGTACATAAAACGAAAAGCAGTAATTACTTCGTCATAAATGACTAACGCTCCAGCATCGTGGACTAATTCGTTCACCTTTTCTAAAAATCCAGGCTTTGGTTCAACAATTCCGAAGTTACCTACGATTGGTTCAACTAATACACAGGCAATTTGATCGCCCCATTTTTCCAATGCTTCTTTAAGTGGTTCAATCTCATTAAAAGGAACAGTAATAACTTCTTGAGCAATGCTTTTAGGGACACCGGCAGAATCAGGTGTTCCAAGTGTTGAAGGACCAGATCCAGCAGCTACTAAAACTAAATCGGAGTGGCCATGATAACAACCAGCAAACTTTAAAATTTTATCCCGACCAGTATAAGCGCGGGCAACGCGAATTGTTGTCATGACAGCTTCTGTTCCTGAATTGACAAAGCGGACTTTCTCCATAGCTGGCATTGCTTCTTTCAGCATTTTTGCGAACTTATTTTCTAGTGCTGTCGGAGTTCCATATAGCGTACCATTTTCAGCAGCTGTAGTGATAGCTTTCGTAATATGTGGGTGAGCATGACCTGTAATGATAGGCCCGTATGCGGCTAAGTAATCGATATATTTATTTCCATCAACATCCCAAAAATAAGCCCCTTTTGCACGTTCCATAAAGACAGGTGCTCCTCCGCCGACTGCTTTAAATGATCGAGATGGGCTATTTACTCCACCAACGATATGGTGTAATGCTTCTTCGTGAAGTTGAATAGACTTTGTATGTTCCATTTTTATACCTCCAATAAAAACCGTTTATCTTCCTGCATTATAAGTAAAACAGAGAGTTGATGCAAAGAATGAAGGTAGAATAGTTGAGTATTAACTTTTCATTCTGTAAACTTACGAGTGAATATGGAGGTAATAAGAATGAATAATATGATAGATGTAAAAAAATTAAGAAAAGAATTTCAATCTCATTCAAGTCGCCAAGGGTTAAAAGGGGCTTTTCGTGATTTGTTTACGAGGAACTATAAAACGTTAACGGCTGTTAATGATATTTCATTTACTATTAAGCGAGGAGAAATGGTTGGCTACATCGGTGAAAATGGTGCTGGGAAATCAACGACAATAAAAATGCTGACTGGAATATTAACTCCGACAGCTGGAGAAATAACGATAAATGGCATGAACCCGCATAAAGAAAGAGAAAAATTTGTAAACACAATCGGAGTAGTCTTCGGACAACGATCTCAGCTTTGGTGGGATATTGCTGTGCAAGAATCGTTTCGTCTTTTAAAGAAAGTATACAAAGTTTCTGATGAAGATTATGAAAGCCATATGAATCATGTTATTGAAACGTTGGATATTGGACCGCTATTGGACAAGCCTGTTAGAAAACTATCGTTAGGACAAAGGATGCGTTGTGAGTTAGCTGCGGCACTAATTCATAATCCACCATTATTATTTTTAGATGAACCTACGATTGGATTAGATGTCTTAGTGAAACTTAAAATTAGAAGATTTCTAAAAGAGATAAACGAAAAATATGGAACTACAATTTTACTAACAACGCATGATCTTTCCGATATTGAGGCGCTTTGTGAACGAGTAATCATGCTTGATGACGGAAAAATTATTTATGACGGACAATTAGATGATTTACGAGAGAACTGGGGAGAAGGGAAGCAAATAGAATTTCAATTTGCAAAACCAGTCCAATTGAATGAGGTAGAAAAATTAACTAATAGTGAACAAATTGTTTGGAGTCATGGAAATACTAGTTCACAATTAATTGCTAATGTCCGAGATGACGAAGAAGTATCAACACTTGTTGCTACAGTTGTTTCTAAATTCGATATTACAGGCGTTAAGATGAATGAAATAAGTACAGAAGAAATAGTCAGAAGCATTTATGAAGAGGGCGTTGTCAATGGCTAAATACATTGAGATGATTAGAATTCGCTTTTTAATGATGCTGGCTTATCGAACAAATTATTATAGTGGAATATTAATTTATAGTATCAACATCGGGGCGTATTATTTCTTATGGAATGCAATCTACGGTGGCAGAGAAGATATCCAAGGGCTTTCTGTAACACAAATGACAACATATATTGCAATAGCTTGGATGGCGAGAGCATTTTATTTTAATAATATAGATCGGGAAATTGCTAGTGAAATAAAAGAAGGAAAAGTAGCGATTGAAATGATCCGTCCCTATAACTACTTAGGGATGAAAGCAATGCAAGGACTAGGGGAAGGTATTTTCCGCTTGGCATTTTTCTCTGTACCAGGAATGGTTATTGTCAGCTTCGTTTTTTCCTTGCAACTTTCAAATGTCCTTTCCCAATGGCTATGGTTTTTAGTTGCAATTATTTTTAGTTTTATCATTAATACACAAATTAATTTAGTTGTTGGATTGTTAACGTTTTTCTTTTTTAACAATGATGGATTAATTAGAGCAAAACGAGTTGTCATTGATTTATTTTCTGGTCTCTTGCTACCAATAAGCTTTTATCCATTATGGGCGCAAGATGTCATGAAGTTCTTCCCGTTTCAAGCGATTAGTTATATTCCGAGCATGATTTTCACAGGTGGATTCTCACCGAGTGAAATTACCTCAGCGCTACTGTTCCAAATTGTTTGGGCGTTGCTATTAATTCTACCAATCCAGCTATTATGGATCGTCGCTAAGAAAAAACTAATTGTACAGGGAGGGTAATCGAATGTTTTATTTTTCAATGTTTAGCCAATATTTTTCGCAATACTTAAAAACACGCTTACAATATCGTGTAGACTTAGCAGTTGAAATTTTTTCTGACCTCCTTTTTCAAGGAGTAAACTTAGTGTTTATTCTCGTCGTTTTCGGTCATACGCAATTTTTAAGTGGATGGAGTAGAGAGGAAATAATTTTTATCTACGGCTTTTTCCTCGTACCATTTGCTATTTTTGCAGCCTTTTTTAATATTTGGGATTTTAATGAGCGTTATATCGTTAAAGGGGAAATGGACCGAATCTTAACAAGGCCGATTCACAGCCTCTTTCAAGTAGTTATTGAAAGAATGGAAGTGGAAAGCTTATTTGGCGCGTTTACTGGGATTGCGATAATGATTTATGCAGGTATTAAGCTTGACCTAGTTTTCCATTGGTATGATGTGTTTATCTTTGCAGCAATGGTCATAGGTGGAGCACTCGTTTATGCTGGTATCTTTATATCGCTAGCTTCGATTGGATTTTGGTCAGATGCTAGAACATCGATCATGCCGATGATGTACAACATTGGAAATTACGGGCGTTATCCAGTAAACATATATAACAAAGTTATACGTTTTGTACTTACTTGGATCTTACCGTTCGCTTTTGTTGGTGTGTATCCGTCAGCCTATTTTTTAGGGAAGGAAGAATGGTATGTATATGCCTTTTTAACACCAGTTGTCGGCATTGTGTTTTTTTCAATGGCAATTTTTCTATGGAATATCGGTGTAACAAAATATCGCGGAGCAGGAAATTAATATATCTAAAATACAAATATTCTTCATAACATGGAAACAGGTGATGTTATGGAGAATATTTTTTTGCTCTTTTTAATGGGAGTAATTATTGTTGGAATTGGATCTAGCTTACACTCTTTTTGGACAAACCCATCGAGAAGACACTATTTGTCGTTGCAAAATTTGATTGTTCTTGTCTATGTCTATGTTACCCTTTTGCTCGGATTTGGCTTGGTGTATATGATTTTAGATTTATTAAAAATTTCCGCACTAGCGATTGATGAATTCCCTTTGTCGGGTAGTTTCCTTCAAAAACTAGAGGCTAGTATGTATTTTAGTGCGACAACAGTACTTACTGTAGGTTATGGTGACATTACACCAGTCGGTATCGGAAAATGGATTGCAATGCTTGAAGCGTTAATTGGTTATCTTTTACCAGCGGCTTTTGTAGTTCGGACATTTATAGAACATGATAAAAAGTAATTTTATTTGTTTTCCACCGTTAAATTCGCTACGATAATTTTAACAAGAAAATTTTAGGGGGATTTCAAATGACAGTAGCAGTTGGAGAAAAAGCACCAGCATTTAAAGGATTAGCTAATAGTGGTAAGGAAGTTTCCTTACAAGACTTTAAAGGGAAAAATGTAGTTCTTTATTTTTATCCAAAAGATATGACCCCAGGTTGTACTACTCAAGCGTGTGATTTTCGTGATATGCACGAAAGTTTCGAAGGGTTAAACGCAGTAATAATCGGTGTAAGTCCAGATCCACTTACAAGACATGAAAAGTTTGTTGATAAATATGACTTACCTTTCCTGCTAATTGCGGATGAAGATCATAAAATAGCAGAAGATTATGGTGTCTGGAAGCTGAAGAAAAATTTTGGCAAAGAATATATGGGTATTGAACGCTCGACTTTTATTATTAATGGAGAAGGCGAGCTTGTGAAAGAATGGCGTAAAGTAAGAGTGAAAGGCCATGTAGAAGCGGCATTACAATTCATTAAAGAAAATTTAGCATAAAAAAATAAAAAGACTGGCACACCAGTCTATACTTAAATGTGAGAGGATGCGTATGTTAAAGTACAGGGCATACCTCCTCTGAAAAAAATATTTTAGGTACAAGAGAGCGATTCTTGTACCCTTTTTTTATACATAAGAAGGAATCTGCGTTCCTAATAGA
Protein-coding sequences here:
- a CDS encoding ABC transporter ATP-binding protein, translated to MNNMIDVKKLRKEFQSHSSRQGLKGAFRDLFTRNYKTLTAVNDISFTIKRGEMVGYIGENGAGKSTTIKMLTGILTPTAGEITINGMNPHKEREKFVNTIGVVFGQRSQLWWDIAVQESFRLLKKVYKVSDEDYESHMNHVIETLDIGPLLDKPVRKLSLGQRMRCELAAALIHNPPLLFLDEPTIGLDVLVKLKIRRFLKEINEKYGTTILLTTHDLSDIEALCERVIMLDDGKIIYDGQLDDLRENWGEGKQIEFQFAKPVQLNEVEKLTNSEQIVWSHGNTSSQLIANVRDDEEVSTLVATVVSKFDITGVKMNEISTEEIVRSIYEEGVVNG
- a CDS encoding ABC transporter permease → MFYFSMFSQYFSQYLKTRLQYRVDLAVEIFSDLLFQGVNLVFILVVFGHTQFLSGWSREEIIFIYGFFLVPFAIFAAFFNIWDFNERYIVKGEMDRILTRPIHSLFQVVIERMEVESLFGAFTGIAIMIYAGIKLDLVFHWYDVFIFAAMVIGGALVYAGIFISLASIGFWSDARTSIMPMMYNIGNYGRYPVNIYNKVIRFVLTWILPFAFVGVYPSAYFLGKEEWYVYAFLTPVVGIVFFSMAIFLWNIGVTKYRGAGN
- a CDS encoding glutamate-1-semialdehyde 2,1-aminomutase, yielding MEHTKSIQLHEEALHHIVGGVNSPSRSFKAVGGGAPVFMERAKGAYFWDVDGNKYIDYLAAYGPIITGHAHPHITKAITTAAENGTLYGTPTALENKFAKMLKEAMPAMEKVRFVNSGTEAVMTTIRVARAYTGRDKILKFAGCYHGHSDLVLVAAGSGPSTLGTPDSAGVPKSIAQEVITVPFNEIEPLKEALEKWGDQIACVLVEPIVGNFGIVEPKPGFLEKVNELVHDAGALVIYDEVITAFRFMYGGAQNLLGVEPDMTALGKIIGGGLPIGAYGGKKEIMEQVAPLGPAYQAGTMAGNPASMSAGIACLEVLQEEGLYDKLDKLGEKLEKGIVEAARKYELPVKVNRLNGALTIYFTTKEVTNFDEANESDGEMFAKFFRLMLEQGINLAPSKYEALFITIAHTEEDIDTTIEAIDHSFAVLNKTEE
- the bcp gene encoding thioredoxin-dependent thiol peroxidase yields the protein MTVAVGEKAPAFKGLANSGKEVSLQDFKGKNVVLYFYPKDMTPGCTTQACDFRDMHESFEGLNAVIIGVSPDPLTRHEKFVDKYDLPFLLIADEDHKIAEDYGVWKLKKNFGKEYMGIERSTFIINGEGELVKEWRKVRVKGHVEAALQFIKENLA
- a CDS encoding potassium channel family protein: MLFLMGVIIVGIGSSLHSFWTNPSRRHYLSLQNLIVLVYVYVTLLLGFGLVYMILDLLKISALAIDEFPLSGSFLQKLEASMYFSATTVLTVGYGDITPVGIGKWIAMLEALIGYLLPAAFVVRTFIEHDKK
- a CDS encoding ABC transporter permease, giving the protein MAKYIEMIRIRFLMMLAYRTNYYSGILIYSINIGAYYFLWNAIYGGREDIQGLSVTQMTTYIAIAWMARAFYFNNIDREIASEIKEGKVAIEMIRPYNYLGMKAMQGLGEGIFRLAFFSVPGMVIVSFVFSLQLSNVLSQWLWFLVAIIFSFIINTQINLVVGLLTFFFFNNDGLIRAKRVVIDLFSGLLLPISFYPLWAQDVMKFFPFQAISYIPSMIFTGGFSPSEITSALLFQIVWALLLILPIQLLWIVAKKKLIVQGG